A window of the Henckelia pumila isolate YLH828 chromosome 3, ASM3356847v2, whole genome shotgun sequence genome harbors these coding sequences:
- the LOC140892302 gene encoding peptide chain release factor PrfB3, chloroplastic isoform X1 → MAAESFYVRLSAGIQLKNSWSSSNYPKIRTSQNFSSSAFRASQESFDDNKSKFYKELGMFSLRKRIEDSVLRAEMLVPTALEVEEAKRVNQEEVVRDYDLWDDIGKSNEILIKLADSVKVVDALRDIKYKAEEAKLITELAEMDSINYALFRQAYRASLDVKKIMDNYEMSGLLKEPYDMEGACITVESRRGDVYSEIWAGQLTLMYMKWAQRQGHIARVVEKFPSNKGVRSATIELEFKFAFGYLSGERGIHSMIRNHEIENKTIHAEATLAFVDVIPLFLESSPDMLIDDEDVLVSYPSYKKDDLSVASSAVHVRHIPTGLEVESTGERSRFANKIKALDRLKAKILILLRNQGLTDVKSIKKGGILDMYWTQETRRYVFQPNKMVHDLKSGIQVPELQAILNGNIDSLIAAYINSRHK, encoded by the exons ATGGCGGCTGAATCTTTCTACGTTCGGTTGTCTGCTGGAATTCAGCTCAAGAATTCTTGGAGTTCCTCAAATTATCCCAAAATTCGCACTTCACAGAATTTCAGCTCCAGTGCCTTTCGGGCTTCTCAAGAATCGTTCGATGACAACAAGAGCAAGTTTTACAAAGAACTCG GTATGTTTTCTTTGAGAAAGAGAATAGAAGATTCAGTCCTTCGCGCGGAGATGCTAGTACCCACAGCCTTGGAAGTTGAAGAAGCAAAGCGTGTTAATCAGGAAGAAGTTGTCCGTGACTATGATTTGTGGGATGACATTGGCAAATCAAATGAGATTCTTATCAAACTGGCTGATAGTGTCAAGGTGGTTGATGCACTCAGGGACATTAAATATAAG gctgaggaagCTAAACTTATAACAGAGCTAGCAGAGATGGATTCTATAAATTATGCCCTTTTCAGGCAAGCATACAGAGCATCATTAGATGTTAAGAAAATCATGGATAATTATGAGATGTCTGGGCTTCTCAAAGAGCCATATGACATGGAGGGAGCTTGCATCACTGTTGAATCTAGACGCGGTGATGTATACTCTGAG ATATGGGCTGGACAGCTAACACTAATGTACATGAAATGGGCTCAAAGGCAGGGCCATATAGCCCGAGTAGTCGAGaaatttccttcaaataaaGGTGTCAGGTCTGCTACCATTGAGTTGGAATTCAAGTTTGCTTTTGGCTACCTATCAGGGGAAAGAGGCATCCACTCTATGATCCGAAATCATGAAATTGAGAACAAAACTATTCATGCTGAG GCAACCTTGGCATTTGTGGATGTGATTCCCCTATTCCTCGAATCATCTCCTGACATGTTGATCGACGATGAAGATGTACTTGTTTCGTACCCATCATATAAGAAGGATGATCTAAGTGTGGCTTCATCAGCAGTTCATGTTCGGCATATTCCTACaggtttagaagttgaatctACAG GTGAAAGGAGTAGATTTGCTAATAAGATCAAGGCCCTTGATCGCTTGAAAGCTAAAATTCTCATTCTTCTGAGAAACCAAGGATTAACCGACGTAAAAAGCATTAAAAAAGGCGGTATTCTTGATATGTACTGGACTCAAGAAACCCGTCGATACGTGTTTCAGCCGAACAAGATGGTACACGATCTGAAATCTGGCATCCAAGTTCCCGAGCTGCAAGCAATTTTAAATGGTAACATCGACTCTCTTATTGCTGCTTACATTAACTCAAGACACAAGTGA
- the LOC140892302 gene encoding peptide chain release factor PrfB3, chloroplastic isoform X2, with translation MFSLRKRIEDSVLRAEMLVPTALEVEEAKRVNQEEVVRDYDLWDDIGKSNEILIKLADSVKVVDALRDIKYKAEEAKLITELAEMDSINYALFRQAYRASLDVKKIMDNYEMSGLLKEPYDMEGACITVESRRGDVYSEIWAGQLTLMYMKWAQRQGHIARVVEKFPSNKGVRSATIELEFKFAFGYLSGERGIHSMIRNHEIENKTIHAEATLAFVDVIPLFLESSPDMLIDDEDVLVSYPSYKKDDLSVASSAVHVRHIPTGLEVESTGERSRFANKIKALDRLKAKILILLRNQGLTDVKSIKKGGILDMYWTQETRRYVFQPNKMVHDLKSGIQVPELQAILNGNIDSLIAAYINSRHK, from the exons ATGTTTTCTTTGAGAAAGAGAATAGAAGATTCAGTCCTTCGCGCGGAGATGCTAGTACCCACAGCCTTGGAAGTTGAAGAAGCAAAGCGTGTTAATCAGGAAGAAGTTGTCCGTGACTATGATTTGTGGGATGACATTGGCAAATCAAATGAGATTCTTATCAAACTGGCTGATAGTGTCAAGGTGGTTGATGCACTCAGGGACATTAAATATAAG gctgaggaagCTAAACTTATAACAGAGCTAGCAGAGATGGATTCTATAAATTATGCCCTTTTCAGGCAAGCATACAGAGCATCATTAGATGTTAAGAAAATCATGGATAATTATGAGATGTCTGGGCTTCTCAAAGAGCCATATGACATGGAGGGAGCTTGCATCACTGTTGAATCTAGACGCGGTGATGTATACTCTGAG ATATGGGCTGGACAGCTAACACTAATGTACATGAAATGGGCTCAAAGGCAGGGCCATATAGCCCGAGTAGTCGAGaaatttccttcaaataaaGGTGTCAGGTCTGCTACCATTGAGTTGGAATTCAAGTTTGCTTTTGGCTACCTATCAGGGGAAAGAGGCATCCACTCTATGATCCGAAATCATGAAATTGAGAACAAAACTATTCATGCTGAG GCAACCTTGGCATTTGTGGATGTGATTCCCCTATTCCTCGAATCATCTCCTGACATGTTGATCGACGATGAAGATGTACTTGTTTCGTACCCATCATATAAGAAGGATGATCTAAGTGTGGCTTCATCAGCAGTTCATGTTCGGCATATTCCTACaggtttagaagttgaatctACAG GTGAAAGGAGTAGATTTGCTAATAAGATCAAGGCCCTTGATCGCTTGAAAGCTAAAATTCTCATTCTTCTGAGAAACCAAGGATTAACCGACGTAAAAAGCATTAAAAAAGGCGGTATTCTTGATATGTACTGGACTCAAGAAACCCGTCGATACGTGTTTCAGCCGAACAAGATGGTACACGATCTGAAATCTGGCATCCAAGTTCCCGAGCTGCAAGCAATTTTAAATGGTAACATCGACTCTCTTATTGCTGCTTACATTAACTCAAGACACAAGTGA